From a region of the Drosophila mauritiana strain mau12 chromosome 4, ASM438214v1, whole genome shotgun sequence genome:
- the LOC117146331 gene encoding calsyntenin-1 isoform X1 yields MTFLKIFGFGCIVLICFELLVAGVETSSENDDEYLTQKEIILEKSYHGLIRENETLVEITPLIKVNEEKICNFHILKKPYHEIPFEIELVNNLGILKARRTLNCENRKSYHFEICAIYCDGTPSNTANVHITVIDVNEYAPTFLEPSYVIEVDEGRLYNEILRVEASDKDCTPLFGDVCKYEILNNDEPFSIDNEGSIKNTEPLSHKASHNHILSVVAYDCAMKESAPIMVSIKVRRVCETKFLGMPERIDYTSGSTESLQLFPNARLDLCDISCKNEDFRIHSSISLKTKHISFGCDRDISNCTSGQKVKDLLPHGAEWTKELSYDEGLEPIFHFDGSTGVVVPASVIDHYDFSSQPFSILTLFRHNSQIETNKHVKEHIVCNADDHKMNRHHMALFVRNCRLIFLLRKNFNEGDLNIFSPAEWRWKIPEVCDNEWHHYVLNVEDSSKIDLFIDGVRFENSIEDRHSNPEVIDDWPLHAAHGVNTSLAIGACYQSLENRLKHGFNGDISEVKVSLNSVLTAEDIKCGTTCAEHLLAPKPLQSYNEKSYSENSQIKENIEMNEIYISAKNKHDIEQLMRKVQYINIKQKPTVGRRNIEVLTTLSCKNESSLRLPPIETYIMVNEPIAPLGIDIDVGSASLEQSDPLYSPKIAISGTSNKLVSYQEIKLGVHILEKTSIDSLSKTNGKLEDKNHIDSCSVVVFPSLNPDHEDIKIDGDESLSSSMDIKTNINKDGVEMIGKDTISNYINVLRSLVYSNKKPAYYLNRVFKLSCAQQSSQYKSGEYTLTLTVLHPKQTLLKSTNVLPSSSLSKVNLIGNTNNETTLHLNSGSVNGNDNNQSTDTKVYSYSLLHTNNVQEPKSHIHSFMHKAEGSHVTMLIILVSVFLAVLLCGVSIARLKNNQKYIDHHQPCPKTSDDGLVWDDSALTITINPMQADVTSEASSESENSESEDEEALKDGFTHINQLEWDNSNIFQQ; encoded by the exons ATGACGTTTCTCAAAATCTTTGGTTTCGGATGCATTGTATTAATATGTTTCGAACTCCTGGTTGCTGGAGTTGAAACGTCCAGCGAAAATGATGATGAATATTTAACACAGAAAG AAATCATATTAGAAAAGTCATATCACGGTTTAATTCGAGAAAATGAAACACTTGTAGAAATAACTCCACTGATTAAAGTGAACGAAGAGAAAATTTGTAACTTTCATATTCTCAAAAAGCCGTATCACGAAATTCCGTTTGAG ATTGAATTGGTAAATAACCTAGGTATTTTAAAAGCACGTCGGACATTGAATTGCGAGAATCGCAAAAGTTATCACTTTGAAATCTGTGCAATCTATTGTGATGGAACACCTTCAAATACAGCCAATGTTCATATTACTGTTATCGACGTAAATGAGTATGCTCCAACATTCTTAGAACCGTCTTACGTAATTGAAGTAGACGAGGGAAGACTTTATAACGAGATCCTAAGAGTTGAAGCCTCCGATAAAGACTGCACTCCGCTCTTTGGTGATGTTTGCAAATATGAGATTCTTAACAATGATGAACCATTTTCAATAGATAACGAGGGTTCAATTAAAAACACTGAACCACTTTCTCACAAAGCTTCTCATAACCACATTCTGTCCGTTGTTGCCTATGATTGTGCAATGAAAGAATCTGCACCCATTATGGTCAGCATTAAAGTTCGACGCGTTTGTGAAACTAAGTTTTTAGGCATGCCAGAACGCATTGACTACACG TCTGGAAGCACTGAAAGCCTTCAATTGTTTCCCAATGCTCGTCTAGATTTATGTGACATTTCTTGCAAGAATGAAGATTTTAGAATTCATTCTTCGATATCCCTTAAG aCAAAGCACATCTCATTTGGGTGCGATCGGGACATATCTAATTGCACTTCAGGCCAAAAAGTGAAAGACCTTTTGCCACATGGGGCAGAATGGACTAAAGAGTTAAGTTATGACGAAGGTCTAGAACCCATATTTCACTTTGATGGGTCTACTGGAGTAGTAGTTCCTGCCAGTGTTATTGACCATTACGATTTTTCATCGCAACCTTTTAGCATTCTTACTTTATTTCGACACAACAGTCAGATTGAAACTAATAAGCATGTAAAGGAGCATATTGTCTGCAATGCGGACGACCACAAAATGAACCGTCATCATATGGCACTATTCGTTCGCAATTGTCggcttatttttttattaagaaaaaattttaacGAAGGtgatttaaatatatttagtcCTGCTGAATGGCGTTGGAAAATACCGGAGGTCTGTGACAACGAATGGCATCACTATGTTCTTAATGTTGAAGATTCttccaaaattgatttatttattgacGGCGTACGTTTCGAAAATTCTATTGAAGATCGTCATAGCAACCCAGAAGTAATCGACGACTGGCCCTTACACGCAGCCCACGGAGTAAATACTTCCTTAGCTATTGGTGCCTGTTACCAAAGCTTGGAAAATAGACTGAAACACGGCTTTAATGGAGATATTTCAGAGGTGAAGGTCTCCCTGAACAGTGTTTTGACGGCAGAGGACATTAAATGTGGAACCACTTGTGCTGAGCATTTATTAGCTCCAAAGCCGCTGCAAAGTTACAATGAAAAATCGTATTCTGAAAATAGCCAGATTAAGGAAAACATTGAAATGAACGAAATTTATATTTCGGCGAAAAACAAACATGATATTGAACAATTAATGCGAAAAGTTCagtatattaatattaaacaaaagcCCACGGTAGGACGTCGGAACATAGAAGTGCTTACAACACTGTCTTGTAAAAATGAAAGTTCCCTTCGCTTACCGCCAATTGAGACTTATATCATGGTTAACGAACCGATAGCTCCACTCGGGATCGATATTGATGTCGGCTCAGCGTcg CTGGAACAATCCGATCCATTGTATTCCCCCAAAATAGCAATATCAG GAACTTCAAACAAGCTGGTATCATatcaagaaattaaattgGGCGTACACATTTTGGAAAAAACTAGCATTGACTCGCTATCTAAAACCAATGGAAAATTAGAAGACAAAAATCATATCGACTCATGCAGCGTCGTTGTATTTCCCTCTTTGAATCCCGATCATGAAGACATTAAAATAGATGGTGACGAGTCATTGTCATCTAGCATGGACATTAAGACTAATATTAATAAGGATGGAGTCGAAATGATTGGAAAGGATACCATTAGCAATTATATAAATGTGTTACGATCTCTTGTGTACAGTAACAAAAAACCTGCATATTATCTTAACCGTGTATTTAAGCTTTCTTGTGCTCAACAAAGTTCCCAGTACAAAAGTGGTGAATATACCCTCACACTTACTGTGTTGCATCCTAAACAGACACTGTTGAAGTCTACAAATGTACTCCCTTCTTCATCGTTATCTAAAGTAAACTTGATTGGCAACACCAATAATGAAACAACACTTCACCTGAATAGTGGTTCGGTAAATGGCAATGATAATAATCAGTCAACTG ATACTAAGGTATATTCATATTCCCTTTTGCATACCAATAATGTGCAAGAACCAAAATCTCACATTCATTCTTTCATGCACAAAG CTGAAGGGTCACATGTTACAATGCTTATAATTCTTGTAAGTGTTTTTTTGGCGGTCTTACTTTGTGGAGTCTCGATTGCACGCTTaaaaaacaaccaaaaatATATTGATCATCATCAACCATGTCCAAAA acTTCTGATGATGGTTTAGTTTGGGATGACTCAGCTTTGACTATAACTATAAATCCCATGCAAGCAGATGTTACATCGGAAGCGAGTTCTGAATCAGAAAATTCTGAATCTGAAGATGAAGAAG CTTTAAAGGACGGATTCACTCACATCAATCAACTCGAATGGGATAACTCCAATATTTTTCAACAGTAA
- the LOC117146331 gene encoding calsyntenin-1 isoform X2, producing the protein MTFLKIFGFGCIVLICFELLVAGVETSSENDDEYLTQKEIILEKSYHGLIRENETLVEITPLIKVNEEKICNFHILKKPYHEIPFEIELVNNLGILKARRTLNCENRKSYHFEICAIYCDGTPSNTANVHITVIDVNEYAPTFLEPSYVIEVDEGRLYNEILRVEASDKDCTPLFGDVCKYEILNNDEPFSIDNEGSIKNTEPLSHKASHNHILSVVAYDCAMKESAPIMVSIKVRRVCETKFLGMPERIDYTSGSTESLQLFPNARLDLCDISCKNEDFRIHSSISLKTKHISFGCDRDISNCTSGQKVKDLLPHGAEWTKELSYDEGLEPIFHFDGSTGVVVPASVIDHYDFSSQPFSILTLFRHNSQIETNKHVKEHIVCNADDHKMNRHHMALFVRNCRLIFLLRKNFNEGDLNIFSPAEWRWKIPEVCDNEWHHYVLNVEDSSKIDLFIDGVRFENSIEDRHSNPEVIDDWPLHAAHGVNTSLAIGACYQSLENRLKHGFNGDISEVKVSLNSVLTAEDIKCGTTCAEHLLAPKPLQSYNEKSYSENSQIKENIEMNEIYISAKNKHDIEQLMRKVQYINIKQKPTVGRRNIEVLTTLSCKNESSLRLPPIETYIMVNEPIAPLGIDIDVGSASLEQSDPLYSPKIAISGIYYSLPFIFKASYYIFER; encoded by the exons ATGACGTTTCTCAAAATCTTTGGTTTCGGATGCATTGTATTAATATGTTTCGAACTCCTGGTTGCTGGAGTTGAAACGTCCAGCGAAAATGATGATGAATATTTAACACAGAAAG AAATCATATTAGAAAAGTCATATCACGGTTTAATTCGAGAAAATGAAACACTTGTAGAAATAACTCCACTGATTAAAGTGAACGAAGAGAAAATTTGTAACTTTCATATTCTCAAAAAGCCGTATCACGAAATTCCGTTTGAG ATTGAATTGGTAAATAACCTAGGTATTTTAAAAGCACGTCGGACATTGAATTGCGAGAATCGCAAAAGTTATCACTTTGAAATCTGTGCAATCTATTGTGATGGAACACCTTCAAATACAGCCAATGTTCATATTACTGTTATCGACGTAAATGAGTATGCTCCAACATTCTTAGAACCGTCTTACGTAATTGAAGTAGACGAGGGAAGACTTTATAACGAGATCCTAAGAGTTGAAGCCTCCGATAAAGACTGCACTCCGCTCTTTGGTGATGTTTGCAAATATGAGATTCTTAACAATGATGAACCATTTTCAATAGATAACGAGGGTTCAATTAAAAACACTGAACCACTTTCTCACAAAGCTTCTCATAACCACATTCTGTCCGTTGTTGCCTATGATTGTGCAATGAAAGAATCTGCACCCATTATGGTCAGCATTAAAGTTCGACGCGTTTGTGAAACTAAGTTTTTAGGCATGCCAGAACGCATTGACTACACG TCTGGAAGCACTGAAAGCCTTCAATTGTTTCCCAATGCTCGTCTAGATTTATGTGACATTTCTTGCAAGAATGAAGATTTTAGAATTCATTCTTCGATATCCCTTAAG aCAAAGCACATCTCATTTGGGTGCGATCGGGACATATCTAATTGCACTTCAGGCCAAAAAGTGAAAGACCTTTTGCCACATGGGGCAGAATGGACTAAAGAGTTAAGTTATGACGAAGGTCTAGAACCCATATTTCACTTTGATGGGTCTACTGGAGTAGTAGTTCCTGCCAGTGTTATTGACCATTACGATTTTTCATCGCAACCTTTTAGCATTCTTACTTTATTTCGACACAACAGTCAGATTGAAACTAATAAGCATGTAAAGGAGCATATTGTCTGCAATGCGGACGACCACAAAATGAACCGTCATCATATGGCACTATTCGTTCGCAATTGTCggcttatttttttattaagaaaaaattttaacGAAGGtgatttaaatatatttagtcCTGCTGAATGGCGTTGGAAAATACCGGAGGTCTGTGACAACGAATGGCATCACTATGTTCTTAATGTTGAAGATTCttccaaaattgatttatttattgacGGCGTACGTTTCGAAAATTCTATTGAAGATCGTCATAGCAACCCAGAAGTAATCGACGACTGGCCCTTACACGCAGCCCACGGAGTAAATACTTCCTTAGCTATTGGTGCCTGTTACCAAAGCTTGGAAAATAGACTGAAACACGGCTTTAATGGAGATATTTCAGAGGTGAAGGTCTCCCTGAACAGTGTTTTGACGGCAGAGGACATTAAATGTGGAACCACTTGTGCTGAGCATTTATTAGCTCCAAAGCCGCTGCAAAGTTACAATGAAAAATCGTATTCTGAAAATAGCCAGATTAAGGAAAACATTGAAATGAACGAAATTTATATTTCGGCGAAAAACAAACATGATATTGAACAATTAATGCGAAAAGTTCagtatattaatattaaacaaaagcCCACGGTAGGACGTCGGAACATAGAAGTGCTTACAACACTGTCTTGTAAAAATGAAAGTTCCCTTCGCTTACCGCCAATTGAGACTTATATCATGGTTAACGAACCGATAGCTCCACTCGGGATCGATATTGATGTCGGCTCAGCGTcg CTGGAACAATCCGATCCATTGTATTCCCCCAAAATAGCAATATCAG GAATCTATTATTCCCttccatttatttttaaagcatCATATTACATTTTTGAGAGATAG